In one window of Halocatena salina DNA:
- a CDS encoding universal stress protein, protein MYDTILIPCDGSEASTAALDHGLAIADTHDATVHLLHVVNVGTEIAATGMAVGEVMDTLTDAGQEILSEAATRAEDAGIAYEQELLEGIPYEAIGEYATDRPIDLTVMGTTGRSGVTERLLGSTTDRVLRRTDTPILIAPDADAASTDSGSYAHVLAPTDGSNNAERAAPYGADIAQHANATLHIVSVVDVQAEGGVFSIGGVSEEFIDQLEEQGHEAVSHFADRVSETDADVDLSKTVTQGTPHEALREYVADNGIDIVVIASQGTSNLASQHLGSVADQVLRTVDKPILVVPPAD, encoded by the coding sequence ATGTACGATACGATACTGATTCCGTGTGACGGGAGCGAGGCAAGCACCGCTGCCCTTGATCATGGCCTCGCCATTGCGGACACACACGACGCAACAGTCCATCTCTTGCATGTTGTAAACGTTGGCACAGAGATCGCCGCTACGGGGATGGCTGTCGGAGAGGTGATGGATACGCTGACAGATGCAGGCCAAGAGATATTGTCCGAGGCAGCAACTCGTGCAGAGGACGCTGGCATTGCCTACGAGCAGGAGTTGCTCGAAGGGATTCCCTATGAAGCGATTGGCGAGTACGCCACCGACCGACCGATCGATCTCACTGTCATGGGAACAACAGGGCGTTCGGGGGTAACAGAACGTCTCTTAGGGAGTACGACCGACCGGGTGCTCCGTCGCACTGACACGCCCATTCTGATTGCCCCGGACGCCGATGCAGCTAGCACCGACAGTGGATCGTATGCGCATGTCCTTGCCCCAACGGACGGGAGCAACAACGCCGAACGCGCAGCGCCATACGGCGCCGATATCGCACAGCACGCCAACGCGACGCTTCACATCGTCTCTGTCGTGGATGTACAGGCTGAGGGGGGCGTATTCAGCATCGGTGGGGTCTCCGAGGAGTTCATCGACCAACTCGAAGAGCAAGGCCATGAGGCCGTCTCTCACTTTGCTGACCGTGTCAGCGAAACCGACGCAGATGTGGATCTCAGTAAAACAGTTACGCAAGGAACGCCACACGAGGCCCTCCGTGAGTACGTCGCCGATAACGGGATCGACATTGTAGTGATCGCCTCGCAAGGTACCTCAAATCTTGCTAGCCAGCATCTCGGGAGTGTCGCGGATCAGGTCTTACGCACGGTTGATAAACCGATACTGGTCGTACCACCAGCAGACTGA